The window CAGCAGTGCAGGGACAAAGGTCAACAGCCCAGGGAAGATGGGGCATCCTTGGCCTCCTAGCCAGCCCCCTGGCCGTGATGGGCACAGCAGACCCTGCAAGGACACAGCAGCATTCAGGCAGGGAGGACGGTGGCGGAGGTCGGGAGTCTTGTTTCCTCCTTGTCTGACTCAATGCTCTGTGGGGCCCCTCTGCAGTCTCTGCTTGTCACCTACTTCACGCCAGGCGGGTGGCGATCAAAAACAGGTGATGGAGGCAGCCCACCTGGCTGCTCGGATGACCCCGAGATTCTTCCTGGGTTGTTGcgcctggccctgccctcctccctctgaCCCCTCCCtggccacaccctgcctgcccctcCTGACCCTTGCAGACAGACGTACAGACATACCTCTCGCTACAGCATGTCCTCACTGACTTGCCTGGGGTGGGAGGAACAAAGACTCGGTCAGTGGGAGGTCGCTGAGCTCCAGACCCCCTCTCAAGACCTCAGAGACGGTTGTCCCTTCTTCCCTGGCTCGCCCCCCTCTGGGTTTCCCCAGGCATCACTCACCGAGGCTTCCTGTTGCCCCCACAGCGGAATCTTTTGCcttgaaaagagaaaggaggatctGTATTCGTTGACCTCTCCCTTCCCAAGGAGACCCTGGAAGACTTGGTTCTTCCAGTCCCTCCTCTCCCCATCCTGCCAGCATGTCCACAGTGTGGGGCTGGAAGGCCACATTTGACTGTCTCTCTTTACAGGGGGCTGGACAATAAGCATTCAAGagccccagccagccagccaatcaacaaatattcagGCAGCCCATCTGTACTGGACTGTGAGCCGTCGAGCATGGCCCCTGAGACTGGGCCTTGTGGTGCTCCCAGCTCAATGCTGGGCACATAGTAGCTGCTCAGTACGTGCTTGGAGAAGGATGCCTGTAAACCCAAAGCTGAGGTCCCTGCACAGGTCCATCGACCTCCGGCACCTGTGTGCTCAGCCACTACACAGTGCCACCCTGGAGGAGCTCCCATGGGGCACAGTGGGAAGACCAGCTATTCCTGCAGACTAAGTCCTGTAGATGCAGTGACAGTGAGTGTGACTGTGCCAGAATTCTAGAACACAGAGGTGTGTCTGCTACACAAGGGGTCTCCTTTTCACTGATTATGCGActgatgtttttcttttggttgcaAAACAGgtcaacaagcatttattaagcacctgctGGGGATGGGAGAAATCCAGGCCTTTCTCACCTAGAATGCTCCATGTCCACACTGGACCCTTCTTGATGCCATGTCTTTAGTGTCAGCCCTAATCTAGAGGCAGTGGGAGGGATCATCCCTATTTAACAGATGAacaaactgaggcccagggactgGGGTCTGTGGTAAGTTAACAGCAGTGCCCAGGGGTCTGGCTCCCAGCCATGCTTGCTTTCCAGTGGAGGAGGGGtcagacaagagacacccctgggTTTGGTTGAATCCAGCTCTGCTCCTCATGAACAGCTAGCTGTACTTCTCTGGGTGGCCTGATTTTTCACGTGTCACATGCTGACAGTGATGGCCTCCCTCAGTGGGGCTCAGATGATTAAATGGGCTGATATTCAGTCCACATCTAAGAGTGAGCGCAAATCAGGGCAGGTGCGGGGCTCCCCTTGCCTGGCCCTCTCATTTccgctccccaccccccatccccgcCCCGCTGCAAGTTCCCTGCAGCTCCTCCAGGGCCCACTAGAGGGTGCACTTCCTTCCCAGTCCTGCAGGGCCAGCGGGCGGGGCTGGAGATTCGCTCCGCCCTTGGGGACTAGGCAAGTCACTGTGCCCTAACCAGCACCCCGCTTCCAACACAAGGCCACCCGCACTTACTGAGTAGGATGATCAGTCCCACGACGAAGGCCAGGCCAGCGAAGATCAGGCCCCCGTTCCGGACAGTCTCATAGTCTCAAGAAAGAGAGGGAGTGAGAGGCGACATGGGGGATGGGTCATCTccccgcgcccccccccccccagcagcagCCCCGTGGTGACTGGGGGCCGTCAGGAGGGGGATATGACAGAGTCAGAGCTGGGGCcagctgctgggccaggaggtgggggagggcaaGGCTCCAGAAGGGCCgggaggtggggtgggtggcCAGGCTTACCATAGTAGAATGGGTCCACGTCCCCCTTGGGGCTGCCACCTGAGGAGAGAGCCAGAGGTggaatgaggggaagggaagTCACAGGTGGTGATTGCAGCCCTCCGCCTCCCAGCCAGCCCCCAGGGTCCAGGGAAACTGGGCAATAGGCCCTGGAAGGAGGAGGCCAGAGGGGGCACCTGCCCTAGGCTGCCTGGG is drawn from Urocitellus parryii isolate mUroPar1 chromosome 4, mUroPar1.hap1, whole genome shotgun sequence and contains these coding sequences:
- the Fxyd2 gene encoding sodium/potassium-transporting ATPase subunit gamma gives rise to the protein MFNAPTSSPATTRQTFSPKQRQQEKGSGDRPPLAGEMAVLATADDGGSPKGDVDPFYYDYETVRNGGLIFAGLAFVVGLIILLSKRFRCGGNRKPRQVSEDML